One window of the Rhodohalobacter sp. SW132 genome contains the following:
- a CDS encoding RNA polymerase sigma factor: MHSESHKKLWLRYVEGDYSVYKKIFESYYSGLFGYGMKLCNDSTIVEDSIQDVFIYIWEKREDLMHINSPNVYLFVSLRRKIIKRRNKYRNKKKIKDGDFFIEFGVEEIMINKEIRDEQKEELHKALNLLSNQQKEVLFLHYYNGMSYGEIEEILSINRQSVRNHMYRAISTLRSALNKNTLRLVV; the protein is encoded by the coding sequence ATGCATTCAGAATCTCATAAAAAATTATGGTTAAGATATGTGGAAGGCGATTATAGCGTCTACAAAAAAATATTTGAATCTTACTATAGTGGGCTTTTTGGCTATGGAATGAAGTTATGCAATGATTCGACCATTGTTGAGGATAGTATCCAGGATGTTTTTATTTATATCTGGGAAAAAAGAGAGGATTTAATGCATATCAATTCACCAAATGTATATTTGTTCGTATCACTCAGGAGAAAAATTATCAAAAGAAGAAATAAGTATCGTAATAAAAAGAAAATAAAAGATGGGGATTTCTTCATTGAGTTTGGTGTTGAAGAAATTATGATAAACAAAGAGATAAGGGATGAACAGAAAGAGGAGCTTCATAAGGCGTTGAATTTACTTTCCAATCAACAGAAAGAGGTACTGTTCTTACATTATTACAACGGGATGAGCTATGGTGAAATTGAGGAAATCCTTTCTATAAACAGGCAGTCTGTTCGAAACCATATGTACCGGGCAATAAGTACACTTAGATCTGCACTCAACAAAAATACTCTTCGCCTTGTTGTTTGA
- a CDS encoding RagB/SusD family nutrient uptake outer membrane protein gives MNKLTIIPVLFALFLISCEMDVLDISPQDRVSEDAVWEDPNLITAYHNELYNAIPHGFYLHMYSKYTDEAYNSAPCCGADIFARNTFDPDNISQVGEGDFWGGYMYYWDRGYEYIRKINVFLEKAEEDLGLENQDRMVAEAHFLRAFTYFELIKRFGGVPIVTQTYQLGDEVEFVRDSFEEGVQFIEDELALAMANLSQSYPSTSSEYGRATVDASQALLSRVLLYAASPLHNPSNDQEKWARAADAAEALLESGYSLYPDYQELFTLSHGDSQNEVIFSRGFTTSNYHETPMHNLNRRFEAYGGWWGSNGPSQNLVDDYEMINGERPFLEDGTVNTTSGYDPQNPYQDRDPRLNASIIYNGGEFRETTFEMWVAEDGESWGFDSYRESGDNPRSHYVLKKFMPTEGPINWETSYTMKWPHFRLAEIYLNYAEAQFELGNEDLARQYLNEVRSREGVNMPDIPATVTGEELRQRIYNERRVELAFENHRFFDIRRWLIADEVENRPIRGMDIFRNMSTGELSYSPVQLLEKIPWEDKMNLLPIASDEIRRNPGIEQNPGW, from the coding sequence ATGAATAAATTAACAATAATACCCGTTTTATTTGCACTGTTTTTGATATCCTGTGAAATGGACGTTTTGGATATATCCCCACAGGATCGTGTATCAGAGGATGCTGTTTGGGAAGATCCCAATCTAATAACGGCATACCATAATGAGCTATATAACGCAATCCCACACGGATTTTACCTTCACATGTACTCAAAATATACCGATGAGGCCTATAACTCAGCTCCTTGTTGCGGAGCCGATATTTTTGCCAGGAATACATTTGATCCGGATAATATTTCACAGGTAGGAGAAGGTGATTTCTGGGGCGGATACATGTACTACTGGGATCGGGGATATGAATATATCCGAAAAATTAATGTATTCCTGGAGAAAGCAGAAGAGGATCTCGGTTTGGAAAATCAAGACCGGATGGTAGCTGAAGCACATTTTCTCAGAGCTTTCACATATTTCGAATTGATTAAACGTTTTGGTGGTGTTCCCATTGTTACTCAAACTTATCAACTCGGGGATGAAGTTGAGTTTGTAAGAGATTCATTTGAAGAAGGAGTTCAATTTATTGAAGATGAACTCGCACTGGCAATGGCAAATTTGTCTCAGAGCTATCCATCTACGAGTTCTGAATATGGCAGGGCAACGGTTGATGCAAGCCAGGCACTGCTCTCCAGAGTTCTGTTGTACGCGGCCTCGCCACTGCACAATCCATCGAATGACCAGGAAAAATGGGCGCGGGCTGCCGATGCAGCTGAAGCACTTCTTGAATCCGGTTATTCACTCTATCCAGACTATCAGGAACTTTTTACGCTCTCACATGGGGATAGCCAAAATGAGGTGATATTTTCCAGAGGTTTTACTACCTCAAACTATCATGAAACACCAATGCATAATTTAAACCGAAGATTTGAAGCTTACGGTGGATGGTGGGGAAGTAACGGGCCTTCCCAAAACCTGGTGGATGACTATGAAATGATAAATGGTGAACGTCCATTTTTAGAAGATGGAACCGTGAACACCACTTCTGGATATGATCCTCAAAATCCATACCAGGATCGGGATCCGAGACTGAATGCATCTATCATATACAATGGGGGTGAATTTCGGGAAACTACATTTGAGATGTGGGTAGCTGAGGATGGCGAATCATGGGGATTTGATTCCTACAGAGAAAGTGGCGACAATCCACGGAGTCATTACGTTTTGAAAAAATTCATGCCTACAGAGGGACCGATAAATTGGGAAACTTCCTATACGATGAAATGGCCCCATTTTCGTTTGGCTGAGATTTACCTGAATTATGCTGAAGCTCAATTTGAGCTGGGGAATGAAGATCTTGCCAGGCAATATCTTAATGAGGTCAGAAGCAGAGAAGGTGTGAATATGCCTGATATTCCGGCAACTGTTACTGGTGAGGAGTTGAGACAAAGAATTTATAATGAGCGGAGAGTTGAATTGGCTTTCGAAAATCACAGATTCTTTGATATCAGACGATGGCTTATTGCCGATGAGGTTGAAAACCGTCCGATAAGAGGTATGGATATATTTAGAAATATGTCAACCGGTGAACTTTCATATAGTCCGGTGCAATTATTGGAGAAAATTCCCTGGGAAGATAAGATGAATTTGTTACCGATTGCATCTGATGAGATCCGTCGAAATCCTGGAATAGAACAAAACCCGGGATGGTGA
- a CDS encoding FecR family protein — translation MTDREYTVEELLEDSSFRRYAKGRGTAEDIEKWDSWVERGFEQKILFKEASKQLAGFEFRVDVESKIDKAWKKISSKTVSRQRYSFEKRRDRNFHRRIFYLAASVLLILSMVGIGVFQFSQNEEGITNLEQQNEEKIITTDEGEVKTLRFSNGSRIILNSNSSVAYKAGLLQDETIEVSLQGEAWFETDHSNSSAEPFFSISTSEGIIRDIGTEFLVSTSKDDTKVILQDGLVEIEYNLDGQHSADQAITSEIIFVEKGEMVQFRKNKVINRESVNPTFYTSWATGYLEFNKTSIYELAEYVEQRFNVKVIIAQNDLQEITLDGAIYFNSLNGLVRSVTDVIGVPAFRDPESDKVFIGNPNGVDD, via the coding sequence GTGACAGACAGAGAATATACGGTAGAAGAATTATTGGAGGATTCCTCGTTTCGACGATATGCGAAAGGCAGAGGTACAGCCGAAGATATTGAAAAATGGGACAGTTGGGTTGAAAGGGGTTTTGAGCAAAAAATTCTTTTTAAGGAAGCTTCAAAACAGTTGGCCGGTTTTGAATTCAGAGTTGATGTTGAATCGAAAATTGATAAAGCGTGGAAAAAAATATCTTCAAAAACTGTATCAAGACAAAGATATAGTTTTGAAAAACGACGTGATAGAAACTTTCACAGAAGGATATTTTATTTAGCCGCATCCGTGCTTCTGATTTTAAGTATGGTTGGCATAGGAGTTTTTCAGTTCAGTCAAAATGAAGAAGGTATTACTAACCTGGAGCAGCAGAACGAAGAGAAAATCATTACTACCGATGAAGGGGAAGTAAAAACACTTAGATTTTCAAATGGTTCACGAATTATTCTGAACAGCAACTCATCAGTGGCATACAAAGCAGGATTGCTGCAGGATGAAACCATTGAAGTCTCACTGCAGGGAGAGGCATGGTTCGAAACGGATCACTCGAATAGTAGTGCAGAACCGTTTTTTTCAATATCAACTTCGGAAGGTATCATCCGTGATATCGGGACGGAGTTTTTGGTATCTACCTCCAAAGATGATACTAAAGTAATTTTGCAAGATGGTCTTGTAGAAATTGAATACAACCTGGACGGTCAACACTCAGCAGATCAAGCCATTACGTCAGAAATCATCTTTGTTGAAAAGGGTGAAATGGTTCAATTCAGAAAAAATAAAGTAATCAACCGGGAGAGTGTGAATCCCACATTTTATACCTCTTGGGCAACCGGTTATCTCGAGTTTAACAAAACGAGTATTTATGAGCTGGCAGAGTATGTAGAACAACGGTTTAATGTAAAAGTAATTATTGCACAGAACGACCTGCAAGAGATTACTCTGGATGGGGCTATCTACTTCAATTCACTGAATGGTCTTGTGAGATCAGTTACTGATGTAATCGGTGTACCTGCGTTTCGAGATCCGGAAAGTGATAAAGTCTTTATTGGAAATCCAAATGGTGTGGATGATTAA
- a CDS encoding TonB-dependent receptor, translated as MKNVTIKLTRILIGVFSICLAMNFGQLEAQQLGSLIQSSGSTADKNQLLDIVLDQGMDLESALEVVEEQFDVVFLYRTETVENYKISKDFRLSTNLEHNLENILGSLELEFKNLNPKTYGIYPKADEPAFEESLPDLDHEIRGTVTDQTSGESLPGVNVVVEGTTLGTSTNIEGIFELTVPSLEETLIFSFVGYERKEVPLDGRTELTVELSPQAFVGEDVVVVGYGTQQVETLTGSISRVAGEDMTASPAPNVAGNLAGRLPGLVVNQRTGMPGSEDVNILVRGSSTFGDNSPLIVIDGVPRGNMNRLNQNDIESVTVLKDASAAIYGARAANGVVLVTTKHGQEGSPVFDLSYSTALQRPTQLPDMLDAATFAEAFNEAEWYRAGRPDRENFTPFYSDNAIQRYRDGSDPVLYPNTDWVDEVMLPYSYQHKINLQASGGTENTRYFLSFGMRDQDGGFRNNPTHYRQYNARGRFDVDLTQDLTVGANVNAIINERTYSSTATDVDFVNILQANPTLAAVYPNGLIAPGRLRENPLLLDQRGFDNMRDYPIQTTVTANYQVPFVNGLELNASYNYDLNNQFQKNFDRPYFYHEYNVNTEEFERRQYGEEIQLTDTYRRWRESLFNFRINYQTVLGYRNNVSAMAGFEQQRQEFSYASAYRKGFVSPAIPQINVGGTDPEDINNSGSASESAYNNFFGRINYDFDMRYLFEFVFRYDGSQIFPEGNRYGFFPAVSAGWRMSEEDFMRDNFPFVTELKLRASYGEIGNDRVGAYQHLQAFSFGNNYVFGSRDAPGIYSNTMPNPDITWEVSRKFDLGLDLELWDGLLGADFTVFTENRSNILTQPNLSVSRVFGFPSLPDQNIGEVDNRGFELLISHQNNVGDLAYRISANTSFARSEIVFMDEPPQAEDYQTQTGSPLGAGLFYRTDGIFRTQEELDSHPHGSGAQVGDIRIVDINGDGVIDADDRYRAQYSEIPEIVFGLNSNFRYRDFDLTLFIQGQTNALHYDGEVAQLGGSDFANTPHYRADNRWTVDNREGATMPRADHWQPGATDFFLFDATFVRLKNAELGYHLPARLLARTGALSDVRLYVNGSNLLTWAKEIKYKDPEMGGQFGFNNYPPMRMVNFGINVTF; from the coding sequence ATGAAAAATGTTACGATAAAACTAACGAGGATTCTTATTGGTGTATTTTCAATTTGTCTTGCTATGAATTTCGGGCAATTGGAAGCACAGCAATTAGGTTCACTAATTCAATCTTCCGGCTCAACAGCTGATAAGAACCAATTACTCGACATTGTTTTAGACCAGGGGATGGATTTGGAATCGGCATTGGAAGTGGTGGAGGAGCAATTTGATGTTGTATTTCTGTATCGAACGGAAACGGTTGAAAATTATAAAATCAGTAAAGATTTCCGTTTATCTACAAATTTAGAACACAATTTAGAGAACATTTTAGGCAGCTTAGAACTTGAATTTAAAAACCTGAACCCGAAAACGTATGGGATCTATCCAAAAGCGGATGAGCCCGCTTTTGAAGAATCTTTGCCGGATCTGGACCATGAAATACGGGGGACGGTTACGGATCAAACCTCCGGGGAAAGCCTGCCAGGTGTAAATGTAGTGGTGGAAGGTACCACTTTGGGTACATCAACAAATATTGAGGGTATTTTTGAGCTAACGGTACCTTCACTGGAAGAAACCCTGATTTTTTCTTTCGTGGGGTATGAAAGAAAAGAAGTGCCACTCGATGGCAGAACAGAACTTACAGTAGAACTATCACCGCAGGCATTTGTTGGTGAGGATGTGGTTGTTGTGGGGTATGGAACTCAACAGGTGGAAACATTAACGGGATCAATCAGCAGGGTAGCCGGTGAAGATATGACAGCAAGCCCGGCCCCGAATGTTGCCGGTAATCTTGCCGGCCGGCTTCCGGGTTTAGTTGTTAATCAGCGTACGGGAATGCCCGGTTCAGAAGATGTTAATATTTTAGTTCGCGGTTCATCAACATTTGGAGATAATTCTCCTTTGATTGTTATTGATGGTGTGCCTCGCGGCAACATGAACAGGCTCAATCAGAACGATATAGAAAGTGTTACTGTGCTGAAGGATGCGTCTGCAGCTATTTATGGCGCGCGAGCAGCAAATGGTGTTGTACTGGTTACAACAAAACATGGTCAGGAAGGCAGCCCGGTTTTTGATTTGTCATACAGTACTGCACTGCAGCGTCCTACACAGCTGCCGGATATGCTGGATGCAGCTACATTTGCCGAAGCATTTAATGAGGCTGAATGGTACAGGGCCGGCCGGCCGGATAGGGAGAATTTTACACCGTTCTATTCGGACAATGCCATACAACGATATCGTGATGGCTCTGATCCCGTTTTATATCCAAATACGGACTGGGTGGATGAGGTAATGCTTCCATATTCGTACCAGCATAAAATTAATCTGCAGGCAAGTGGAGGAACTGAAAATACAAGATACTTTTTATCCTTTGGGATGAGAGATCAGGATGGAGGTTTTCGGAATAATCCTACTCATTACAGGCAATACAATGCCAGGGGAAGATTTGATGTGGATTTGACCCAGGATTTGACAGTAGGAGCGAATGTTAATGCGATCATTAATGAGCGAACGTATTCGTCAACAGCAACGGATGTCGATTTTGTTAATATTTTACAGGCAAATCCAACGCTCGCAGCGGTTTACCCGAATGGGTTAATTGCACCCGGCCGATTGCGGGAAAACCCTCTGCTGCTGGATCAGCGTGGTTTTGATAATATGAGAGATTATCCAATTCAAACTACCGTTACGGCCAACTACCAGGTGCCTTTCGTAAATGGACTTGAATTGAATGCCTCCTATAATTACGATCTGAACAATCAGTTCCAGAAAAACTTCGACAGGCCTTATTTCTATCATGAATACAATGTAAACACGGAAGAATTTGAACGCCGACAATATGGTGAAGAAATTCAGTTAACCGATACATACCGCAGATGGAGGGAATCGCTTTTTAATTTCAGAATTAATTACCAAACGGTTCTCGGGTATCGGAATAACGTATCAGCAATGGCAGGCTTTGAGCAGCAAAGGCAAGAGTTTAGCTATGCAAGTGCCTATCGAAAAGGTTTTGTGAGCCCGGCAATACCTCAGATTAATGTAGGTGGAACTGACCCCGAAGATATTAACAATTCCGGAAGCGCTTCGGAAAGTGCCTATAATAACTTCTTTGGGCGAATCAACTATGATTTTGATATGAGATACCTGTTTGAATTTGTGTTCCGGTATGACGGATCACAGATTTTTCCTGAAGGTAACCGGTATGGGTTCTTTCCCGCAGTTTCTGCAGGATGGCGAATGTCGGAAGAGGATTTTATGAGGGATAATTTTCCTTTTGTGACTGAATTGAAACTAAGGGCGTCCTATGGTGAAATAGGTAATGATCGTGTGGGTGCTTATCAGCATTTACAGGCCTTCTCTTTTGGCAACAATTATGTATTTGGCAGCAGAGATGCCCCCGGAATCTACTCAAATACGATGCCGAACCCGGATATTACCTGGGAGGTAAGCAGAAAGTTTGATCTTGGATTAGACCTTGAGCTATGGGATGGGTTACTCGGTGCAGATTTCACTGTTTTCACAGAGAACAGGTCAAATATATTAACTCAGCCAAATCTATCCGTGAGTCGTGTGTTTGGATTTCCGTCACTGCCAGATCAGAATATCGGTGAGGTGGATAATCGTGGTTTTGAACTTTTAATATCCCACCAGAATAATGTGGGCGATTTAGCATATCGCATCTCAGCAAACACATCATTTGCCCGTAGTGAGATTGTGTTTATGGATGAACCTCCACAAGCTGAAGACTACCAAACTCAAACTGGAAGTCCGTTAGGCGCAGGTTTATTCTATCGGACAGACGGTATCTTCAGAACACAGGAAGAACTGGATAGTCATCCGCACGGCAGTGGAGCCCAGGTTGGAGACATCCGAATCGTTGATATCAATGGTGATGGTGTTATCGATGCTGATGATCGTTATAGAGCTCAATACTCTGAAATTCCGGAAATTGTATTTGGGCTGAATTCCAATTTCCGGTATAGGGATTTTGATTTAACCTTGTTTATTCAGGGTCAGACAAATGCTCTGCACTACGATGGTGAAGTTGCGCAGCTTGGAGGGAGTGATTTTGCAAACACCCCTCATTACCGGGCTGATAACCGATGGACTGTAGACAACCGTGAGGGGGCTACAATGCCCAGGGCAGACCACTGGCAGCCAGGTGCTACGGATTTCTTCTTGTTCGACGCAACGTTTGTGAGGCTGAAAAACGCAGAACTGGGATACCATCTACCGGCCAGGTTATTAGCACGCACCGGGGCCCTCAGTGACGTTCGTTTATACGTTAATGGATCAAACCTGTTAACCTGGGCCAAAGAGATCAAATATAAAGATCCGGAGATGGGAGGACAGTTCGGGTTTAATAACTATCCCCCGATGCGCATGGTAAACTTCGGCATAAACGTAACATTTTAA
- a CDS encoding PVC-type heme-binding CxxCH protein: MKLTFLSKIAVHNIIIGTLFLSFFLVQCTSSDRDVIELHPDDSIVLIGNNLGSRMMHYGHFETELHVRYPGHSLVIRNQSESGDTPGFRPHSSRDTPWAFPGAEQFQTEYATNSGSEGHFPEPDEWISKFNPEVLIAFFGFSESFRGEEGLENYKAELDAFIRHTLSQSYNEEGETELVLVSPIAFEDLSDRYDLPDGVEENRNLELYTDAMRDVADRHDVRFVDLFRPTKEWFDNSSEPLTIDGSQLNDEGYRQLSVLLADQIFGSRSAAADEYRDQVHDAVLDKNWMWQNDYKIPNGVHAYGRRFEPFGPDNYPAEIEKIQQMTEIRDWAIWKAANGEQLDVAAEDEKTLELPEIETNFDPNQHGNPEYLYGQDALDKLTVPDGYEVALFASEEDFADMANPVQLTFDNEGRLWVATLPSYPHYKPGDTRPNDKIIILEDTNGDGKADTQSVFADGLHLPIGFEITPEGVYVSQGRDLVLLRDTNGDGKADTRDIILSGFDDHDTHHAHSTYTTDPSGAFYLAEGVFLHSNIETSYGPVRATNGGFYRYNPQRKKLERIAQMSIPNPWGIAFDEWGQPIFAETSGPDVLWMLPGMIRSRYGVASPKSRNLIEDSHRVRPTSGLEFVSSRHFPDDVQGDFIISNSIGFLGTKQHSLEEDGTGYSSQHRLDLFRGGDPNFRPVDMEFAPDGSLYIVDWHNVLIGHMQHNARDPLRDHVHGRIYRITHTERPLVEPAEIAGADIDVLLENLKLHEIRARDRTRRELRGRDADDVLPRLADWIENLDTEDERYDHHRLEALWVSWGLNRIDQELLRELLVSSDHRVRAAAANAVRHNGHQVEDHVDLLVQAAGDDHGRVRLEAIVAASWLDVDKGIAILNEAANHPLDDWMSRSYEASMAHLLGNVPAESVAEETETNLTGADLELFQKGREIYVRDGYCGTCHQPDGQGLTAAGFPPLAGTRWVTGSEERLIKLTLHGLVGPMEVLGEEYPGSVPMTPFRGLLDDEEMAAVLTYIRNSFGNEASPVSEEKVREVREATSDKTGFYSPDELLEEHPLE; encoded by the coding sequence ATGAAGTTAACTTTTCTCTCAAAAATTGCAGTCCACAATATTATAATCGGAACGTTGTTTCTGTCATTTTTCCTGGTGCAATGCACTTCATCAGACCGGGATGTGATCGAGCTTCATCCGGATGACAGCATTGTTTTGATCGGCAACAATCTTGGCTCACGGATGATGCACTACGGTCATTTCGAAACGGAGCTGCATGTTCGGTATCCCGGCCACTCTCTTGTTATTCGCAACCAGAGCGAGTCGGGGGATACGCCCGGGTTTCGTCCCCATTCTTCACGCGATACCCCGTGGGCTTTTCCCGGTGCCGAACAGTTTCAAACCGAGTATGCCACCAATTCCGGAAGCGAAGGCCATTTTCCTGAGCCGGATGAATGGATTTCGAAATTTAATCCGGAGGTACTGATCGCATTTTTCGGTTTCAGCGAGTCGTTCCGGGGCGAAGAGGGTCTTGAAAATTACAAAGCGGAACTGGACGCGTTTATTCGCCACACGCTCAGTCAATCCTATAATGAAGAAGGCGAAACCGAACTGGTTCTCGTTTCTCCGATTGCTTTTGAGGATCTGTCCGATCGGTATGATCTGCCCGATGGAGTGGAGGAGAACCGGAATCTTGAGCTCTATACAGATGCCATGAGGGACGTCGCTGATCGGCATGATGTTCGGTTCGTGGATCTCTTTCGCCCGACAAAAGAGTGGTTTGATAATAGCAGTGAACCTCTGACGATTGATGGTTCTCAGCTGAATGATGAGGGATACCGGCAGTTATCGGTTCTGCTTGCAGATCAAATTTTCGGATCCCGCTCTGCTGCCGCTGATGAGTATCGGGATCAGGTTCATGATGCCGTACTCGACAAAAACTGGATGTGGCAAAACGATTATAAAATCCCGAATGGGGTACACGCGTACGGCCGGCGGTTTGAGCCGTTTGGACCGGATAACTACCCGGCTGAAATTGAGAAAATTCAGCAGATGACCGAAATTCGTGACTGGGCGATCTGGAAGGCCGCCAATGGTGAACAGCTGGATGTGGCGGCTGAGGATGAAAAAACCCTCGAACTGCCGGAGATTGAGACCAACTTTGACCCCAATCAGCACGGAAATCCGGAGTATCTGTATGGTCAGGATGCACTCGATAAACTTACCGTTCCGGATGGATATGAGGTTGCCCTGTTTGCATCGGAGGAGGATTTTGCCGATATGGCTAACCCCGTTCAGCTTACGTTTGATAACGAAGGACGGCTCTGGGTGGCCACACTGCCGAGTTACCCGCACTACAAACCGGGAGATACGAGGCCAAATGATAAAATCATCATCCTCGAAGATACTAACGGCGATGGCAAAGCAGACACACAGTCTGTTTTCGCCGACGGACTTCATCTGCCGATCGGGTTTGAAATCACCCCGGAGGGCGTATATGTATCTCAGGGGCGTGACCTGGTTCTGCTTCGGGATACCAACGGCGATGGAAAAGCCGACACCCGTGATATTATTCTCAGCGGTTTTGACGACCACGATACGCATCACGCCCACAGTACTTACACCACGGATCCGTCGGGAGCTTTTTACCTGGCCGAGGGAGTGTTTCTTCACTCAAACATCGAAACGTCATATGGACCGGTGCGGGCTACCAACGGAGGTTTCTACCGATATAATCCTCAGCGAAAAAAACTTGAAAGAATAGCCCAGATGTCGATACCCAATCCGTGGGGCATCGCGTTTGATGAGTGGGGTCAGCCGATATTTGCCGAAACATCCGGCCCCGACGTGCTCTGGATGCTGCCAGGAATGATTCGTTCGCGTTATGGAGTGGCCAGCCCAAAATCCCGGAATCTGATCGAAGATAGTCACCGGGTCAGGCCCACATCGGGATTGGAATTTGTATCCAGCCGGCACTTTCCTGATGATGTTCAGGGTGATTTTATCATCAGCAATTCCATCGGCTTTTTGGGCACAAAACAACATTCACTTGAGGAGGATGGTACAGGATATTCAAGCCAACACCGCTTGGATCTGTTTCGCGGAGGGGATCCCAATTTCCGGCCTGTGGATATGGAATTTGCCCCGGACGGCTCGCTCTATATCGTAGACTGGCACAACGTTCTGATCGGCCATATGCAGCATAACGCACGTGATCCGCTGCGTGATCATGTTCACGGCAGAATTTATCGCATCACCCATACGGAGCGCCCGCTCGTTGAACCTGCTGAAATTGCAGGCGCTGATATCGATGTACTCCTGGAAAATCTGAAGCTCCATGAGATCAGGGCGAGAGACCGCACACGACGTGAACTTCGGGGGCGGGATGCGGATGACGTATTGCCACGGCTGGCTGACTGGATTGAAAATCTCGATACGGAGGATGAGCGGTACGACCATCATCGGCTTGAAGCACTTTGGGTGAGCTGGGGACTGAACCGGATAGACCAGGAATTATTGCGAGAACTGCTGGTGAGCAGCGATCACCGGGTTCGCGCAGCGGCGGCAAATGCAGTGCGTCATAATGGTCACCAGGTTGAAGACCATGTGGATCTTCTTGTGCAGGCCGCGGGTGATGATCACGGGCGGGTGCGCCTCGAAGCAATTGTGGCGGCATCGTGGCTGGATGTAGATAAAGGCATTGCAATTTTAAACGAAGCAGCCAATCATCCGCTCGACGACTGGATGTCGCGAAGTTATGAAGCTTCTATGGCACACCTGCTGGGTAATGTTCCGGCTGAATCGGTGGCCGAGGAGACTGAAACCAATCTTACAGGAGCCGACCTGGAGCTTTTCCAAAAAGGACGTGAAATTTATGTACGGGATGGATATTGCGGAACCTGTCACCAGCCGGATGGACAGGGGTTGACCGCTGCCGGATTTCCGCCGCTTGCAGGTACGCGCTGGGTCACCGGAAGTGAAGAGCGTCTGATAAAACTGACGCTTCACGGTCTGGTGGGCCCGATGGAAGTTCTCGGTGAGGAATATCCCGGCAGTGTACCGATGACTCCGTTTCGCGGCCTTCTGGATGATGAAGAGATGGCAGCTGTTTTGACCTACATCCGAAACAGTTTCGGAAACGAAGCTTCGCCGGTATCTGAAGAAAAGGTTCGTGAAGTTCGCGAGGCAACATCCGACAAAACCGGTTTCTATTCACCGGATGAACTGCTTGAGGAGCATCCGCTTG